The DNA region GCTCAGGGCCAGGAACCATGATGTGGAGCGAATATCGAGCTGACCTAGCAACATCAAGAGATGGCGTATCGAGCATACATAGCCTGGCCATCTCGTGTACACACGGCAGAATCGCCAGTGTGTAGCAACAAGAGTCATCGTTCCGCTTTCCGGCTTTGTCGGGCGTCCTCTAAGGAACAACACCAAATATGCTCATGCTGGCAGCTGTGAGCAAGTTTGCCAGTTTGCCATCCATTCTCGCTCTCAGCGCCTGATGAAGATCTTGGTGGACGTTTAATTTAGCAGTGCGGAGACTTCTCGGCACTCGCATCGTGGCAGCCAAGAGCTTGGCACGCAGATCCCGTACTGCCAAGGTCCTGGGGTTGAGCTTGGATCCAGGGGTGAGGCCCAGGTCCCTTACAGATGGTgtgatggcgaggatggttAATCAAGAGAGCATCAAATGGGTCGGTTCGTCGGCACGATTACCTGGGGCTTCTTTGCGATGGATCCTTTTTCTGTTTGAACGTTACTTCGAATTTTGTATATGGTTTCACGCCAGCGAGATGGGTATTCAGCCGAGTGGCTATTTTCTGCACCTCAGCTCGTTCCAGTCGGCAATCGAGAACTTCAaggctggcggcgggggttgATTGGAATACATGAGCAGTTCTGTCGAAAATTCACACACATGGAACAATCCATGGCGTGTTTGCCGAGCATAGGTAGGCTGCCATGCCTAAAGCCTTGATCCAACGACATGCATCAATACATGTCAAGCAACACAAGAAATGGCATTCATATCCTGATTATCGCCGTGGTAAGATGTCGATGCATTTCGGGGCCTTGTGTCTTTGAGTGAGCGTCTCTCTCACGAGCATAGAAAAGGAGCCCCCTCTTCACAAGGCCCCAATTCCGCACCTGCTCAATGCTACATATAGTTCTCAGTCTGTATTTATATGCAGTAGAAGGCTCATGTTGGCATACCTGGTAGATACCAAGCTGTGGTTCAAAGTTGCGTCATCCTTGAACTGAGCAATTGACATCGTTGACAAGGGCTGCCCGCTGTGGAGTGTGTTATCTCCACGTGATGATACCCGCCCCGCTGAAATGCCACCCAATTGGCCCAAACACACTTGGAACCCCACTGCAGCAGTCACCACCAATTGCTCCGCCGACAACTGAACCCACTGCACTGAGGAAGTCCCAGTCTCCAGATTCGATACGCATCCCCGTGTTTGCGACAGAGCCGTACTTGTCATCTAGCAAACATTTGACATTACCCGAGTTGTGTCCGTTCTCAACAGTTGTTCCCAATCTCAACTCCATGCAACCTCACGAAGATGCGGTCCAAACGCCTTCGCCGGTCCAGTCCCCCCCTCTTGCGGCCTCCTCCATAATGCGATCTCTCTCCGGGTCCCAAAAGCCACGCCCCGGTGCATCCTCCATTCTTTTTTCGCCCACGACAGACCCTCTTTCACAGTCGGAACTCTCTTTGCCAATACGCACAAGCAGTACGAGCCGTCGTCCCCAGTCCGCCTCGCTCTTTCGGTCTACcattctcaacaacaccccaccTGGCTCGCCGCGAGATGCCTCCCCAGCTTCCACCGTACGGTCCACCCGATCACCAGCCCGCACGATGACAGGGTCAATATTCGCCGGAACAGCAGGGTTCAAAGCTTCGCTCCTCGATACAGGGGCTGCTGATTCTCCCGGAGACCCCCTGAACCTGGTGTTGAAGAGCTTCGTTCCCCATGTCGCAATACACGCCAgtgaggatgttgatgatctGGTCAACGCAAAGGGATTTGAGAAAGGGCTGTGGGAACTTCTTCGTCCATTCGGGGAGCGGGTCATGGGAAAGGTCAATGTCAGGGATAGCAACGGGGTATCGAGAGCATGGGAGGACTTCTCACTCAGATTCACCAAGTTCGGCGATCACTCCAACTTGCAAATTCCAGATGCGCTTGCTGGGTTGAATGGGTCAGAAAAGCAGAGCGGCAGGGCGAAAGAGAGTCTGACAACGGATGTAGAAAAAGTCGTGGAGCGACATCTCAATTTTGCCGAGGAAGCCTTCAGAGGGACGATGGAACCACAAACACCGACAAGGATGGGATTAGACGTGGAAGCAACGTCCCCGTACTATGCCCTGTACCTTCGACGACTACTATCTGGCATGCCACTTGCGCCACATGAATCTTTCGCCCACCCAGTTGCTTGTGTTATGGCCATCAGCTCTCGGAATCCAAACCCTATCGAGGCTTTACACCGGCTTTACACAGAAACgagagaaggggagaagcGGTACCCCgtgtgggtggatggggaatACTTGCGGTATTACATTTTGGTGCATGACGAAGAAAATAGCGACATCAGCAAATCCATGGCCCTTTTCGAGCAGATGAAGAGAAATTTCGGCTTACATTGTCACTTGCTACGACTAAGAAGCTCTGAAAGCGCTGAAACGGACGACGACAGCATACCATTACCCAGGAGTGACTGGATGACGGCAGCTGAGGAACTGGCAGATATTAAGGAGAGCGAGACGAAAGAGGACTTTGAGGACCCGACGCGACACATTTTCGAGTCAGATGCTACAGCAATACGGACGTTTGTCAGGGAAATGGCAATACAATCTCTGATCCCAACCATGGAGCGCAATATTTCGGTATGGAACGATCAAGTGGCCTCAAAACGGAAAGGAATCAGCGGGCGATTCATGAGCTTGTCAAAAAGATGGGCATTCGGCGGCTCAAGTCGGTCATCTGGGATAGCAAGCTCATCAAGCAATTATGATGCGTCGGGATTCTACAGACCAGACAGCCCGGAGGCTATCATGCGCCGATTGGCAGACTTTGCTTTCATGCTTAGGGACTGGAAGCTGGCCATGTCGACATATGACCTCTTGCGGACTGATTTCCAAAACGACAAGGCCTGGAAATACCATGCGGCGGCCAATGAAATGGCAGCTTTTGCTCTGCTTATCATGCCGCAGAACATGTCATCCAAAACCCGCATCGAGACAATCAATCAGATGCTTGACAACGCGTTTTATTCCTACCTGACACGATGTAATTCACTGTATGGAGCCACACGCTGTATAGTACTCGCTCTAGAACTGTTGCGGCTCAGAGGTGGGTCGGGGATAGACGAGGCTGTCAGATGGGGTATCAAAGTGCTCGAGTCGAGGTTAATGGGCAAGATTGGCGACGCACTGCTCAAAGAACGCATGGCAATCTGCTACGCCTCCAAGTCAGGGGCTGGGTCTCAAGCATGGGGTAGCAGGCGGCGCAAGTCGGCCCTCTGGAGCGTGCTCGGTGCTGAAGCCTGGGTCGCTCAGGAAAAGTACATACAGGCCCAAAAATGCTTGAACGAAGCCAGAAAGATGTATTCGCTGCTGCCAGGGGAAAACGGGATCCAGAGGTTCGAGGTGGCAAGCGACTTTTTGGCCATGTTGAATGATCAGGTCAAACAAGGGTTGCAGGTTGACTTATTAGGGCCTGAGGAGAGCTTGGTAGatgtggaggaagagaccTTTGATCATGACGATagacggacgaggaggacgagcaTGATCAATCCTCTTGGAGGGGCGACCGCTGCTGGAATGGAAACGGCGCCTTTGCAGAGTCAGGGAGATGTAAGCGGCCCAAGTAAGGATGGGTTTGGTTAAGGTTACCAGAGGCTGGCTGACTGAAGAAATGTCTAGTTGTGCAAAGAAACAGAGAATAGAGCAGTGATATCCCCCGACAAGTGATTGCTCTTGAAAGCTTAAACCAAGTCCTTGGCCCCACTGCTTGTTGATTGATGCCTGCCGGAGAGTGCTTGGCACCGCCCTTGTGACACGCTGATAAGATAAAGAGAACCAACACAGTCCCCTGCACGTCATTATCCACCACCTGCTATCAATTAAACTTATCGCTGAGCTCAGTTCGGGGGCTACGCCTTTTCTTTCGAGACTGCATCTTGTCGCAACAGTTGCCTGAATTCTGGTTGCCAGGGTTGATTCGGCGCAGCCCCTCTTTGGCGCGGTTCATTTTCTCTAAACACGGGCAAGTGTTTACACCGCTcgttgcccttcttcctGTCAACTACGACAAGCCGGTCGAGTCTCAAAACTAGGTACCAATCGAGCAACACCAATCAATACATCCAGTCAACATGTCGCAAAAGTCCCAGTCCCTACTCGATTATCTAGTGGAAAATGAGCCTTCCTTCCGCAAGTATGTCTCGCGTGTTTTGTGGCCTAGGTTATCCTCGTCTGCTAACAGAATATACCAAAGAGCCCGCCTGCCAGCCCTCTACTCCTCCTTTGCAGCCCAACGAACTCTGAATCCCGACGGCTATGCtgccaacctctccgcctgGCGGCgcgccctcgccaaagttGCGAAATCCGGACTCGCACCTCCACCCACGTCATCCAGCAAACCTTCCCTGCTCGTATTAAACACAGACGAGAGGCTAGTAAGTGCCTTCGAGACGAAACAGTACGGCCGCCCACTATCACTGGGGCTGGTAATCAAAGAGGCGGTGGAAAACAAGGAGTTGGTGCCACTGAGGCAGTTCCTCGAGCGGAAGGAGAGCATCTACTCCCGCTCTTGGTCGGTATGGGGATTAGCGGGGTGGGTCCTCAAGACAGCGGGTGTGACTGATTTCCTGAAGGGTAGCGGGGATAAAGTACCAAAGGGGCAATTTGTCGTAGTGGAAAATGTTGAGGGGGCAGGCAAGGCTTTTGGCGAGGGgatcaaggacaaggaggggCGGTTCGAGAGGACGTTTACCAGGGCGCATTTTGCCAAGGTTTTCAATGATCAGCTTGTCGAAGGGGGCAGGGAGTTATCAGATACTGATATGGATGTTTTGCTGGTTTTCTTGGCGAGGGATAAGCAAATGATAGACTATGATGGGAAGACGGTCAAGATcagggatggggagggagagccAGAGGGCTTGACGGACGAGGACGCGTCGATTGCTCAGCTCAAGGAGTTGCTGGCTTCTTTGACGCATCAAACGCTCCTTTTGTCCAAGCGGGTCGAGGAACTGGGCGCacaggccaaggaggcggtCACGAAACAAAACAGAGTGGCGGCGTTGGCAGCGCTCAAGAGCAAGAAGCTGGCCGAGCAAACGCTGGAAAAGCGGTATGCCACTGTCAACCAACTGGAGCAGGTACAGACTCAACTCGAACAAGCGAGCGACAATGTCCAGATTGTCAAGGTCATGGAGTCGTCATCAGACGCTCTCAAGAGCCTCACGGCCAAGGTGGGCGGCGtcgagggggtggaagaggttgtCGACAGGCTCCGGGAGCAGATGGCTGATGCCGATGAGGTCGGCAAGATCCTTGCCGAGGCCAGTGGAACAACCGTGCTGGATGAGGGCGAGATTGACGATGAACTCGCCGAGATGGAGAgacaggagaaggagaaggagaggaagaaggtggaggagaagcagcagagggaagccgaggagagggcgaaggAGGAACAGAAGGAGGCGGCAGACCTGcggaagaagctggaggccATTGGCGAAGTGCCTAGCAGTGCTCCTGTCAAAGATAAGGAGACAGACGAGGCGGAGGCCATGATGGGTAGGCTTACTCTCGGTTAATGATGTGATCGAACACGACGTTTCATGGCAATCCATGTATGCTAATTCGAATTTGCATATACTAGTTCATGCTTAATAAGAGTTGTTATGTGACAGCATGTCGCTGTGACTCACTATTACACACGATTTATACAACCATTCAAGTTCCCCACAattgggggttggattcTTTGAGTAGGGATTTTCACAGATGGCATAGGAGTTCGGTAGCATGGCGTTGTTTTGTGTAGGTATCTCATCATGTATTACCCTGAATATGATTGTTTGGAATCACGGTGTCAGGATATCATGATGTTGTGAGAAGAGCTGGAGTACCTATCAAATACCAACAGGATCAGGAAATGACaattgttttttttattccttttttgggggggttttttttcatttttttgggggtttagCTATGCTCGTTGCCTCGTCCCAGCTACCAAAAGTGATTATTACTACGTATCTATAGGTAAGGTAGATACAAAGTGGATGCGGCTAAAATCTATGATGCTGAAGCGGAGAAGGTTTgccaaacccacctcccacatCACAGGTACCCCCTTGGTCTACCGCTTTATGCCGCGCGTAAAGTTTTGCTCCCATCTGTGCTAAAACAACATTCCTCGCTCAACCAGCAACCGAAATCAGATTATATTCCTCTACGAATGTACTACAACACCCAGCCAAGGCCAGCTTTGTGTCCCTTCTACTTGTCGAGCCTGGGTAGGTCAGTAACCTCTTGAGCCGTTAGGCCAGTGTCTATAGTCCTCGTGTCGCTCGGGTATGGGGGCTGAGGGTAGCGTGGGGGTGGCCGAGCCATTTATGGCTGTTGATAGTGcgttggttggggttgatgttgccaACGCTCCGGGTGAGAGTATGACGGGTGTGGTGGCGGTTGAACCGGTAACACTGGTGTTTGTGGCAAAGGGGCTGATTCCGCCGTTGATGGTGTCGACGTTTTTGGTACCGAAGGCTGTGGGACCGATGAGCTTGCTTCTTGTTTCGCAGCTTCTTCGGCAGCAGCCTCTCTGGCCTTTTGCTCAGCAATTTGCCTACTTCTCCTCGCGTTCGCAATCAAGTCTTTAAAGGAAGAGTCGTGCTTTGCCGCCCAAGCGCCAACATCAAAATCTTTGTCCTTGATTTGAGCGCCtgtgttggctgctttggagCTGGTGGGTGCCATGGTGCCTATAGTCCTTTCCCACACCTGCAAATCCTGAAATAGAGCCCCGCGGGACTTGGGATTGGCAGAATCGCAGTTCGCATTCCAAAGTGTGAGCCACTCTCGGTGTCTTGCTTCGAGCATCGTTCGGTTGCCAGCAGTGGACAGGCCCAGCTCTCGCATGATTTTCCGAAGAGCCTGATCCTTCACCATAGAGTATTGAAGAGTTGGAAGACGCTCGGGGGCCTTGGCAGCCGCGGCTGGTGGTCTCTTGGAGGGTGATAGCAGGGTAGAGGCGATCGAGCGGCTGGCGGCTGGCGTGCGTTTTGGCTGAGGCTGGGGTTCACCTGGACACGAGGTGTCAAGATGTCTGTCGACAAGAACTTCTTTCATGCGCTGTTCGCATATAGGGCACGCGACCAGTCCGTCATCTGAGAATCAGTTAGCCTTGTCCTCGGCGGCTAGAACGGGCCCAACGTACTAGGCTCTGGCACATAttcatcttccccatcattGTCATCTTGCAGGTCACCCTCCGAATCCTCAATAGTCAGTTGACTGGATGCTTGTGGTTCCCTTGCCTTGCGATTTCTCGTAGACCTCCTTGGCCGTTTGCTTTCCTGAAACTCGTCGTCGGAGTCGTCCACCTCGGTCGCTTTTCTCTTAAGAGATCTCGGTAGAGCCGGCGTTGGCGTTCTTGCGAATTTGAGAATGCTATCTCGGACTCCCCTAAATGCTTCGACTGCCTCTCGCAGGGCACCGTTGCCCCGCAGTTTGGAGAGGTCGACAGTCTTCCGGCAAAGCGGGCATTTGCTGTCGGCGGTAAGACACCTCCTAATACAAAGCGAACAGAATGTATGGCTGCAGGAAGTAAGCATCGGTGTTGTGAAGAAGTCCTTGCAGACATGGCAGCGGAGTGCCTCCTCGACGGACTTCAAGCTGGCGAGCGGCGTTCCCAACCAGTCAGTCGAATCTGAtacctccacctccatctaGGCTAATGAATTTGAATTAAAAAGATTAATCCAAGATCGACTGAACGCTGGTGGACCTGCAATGTGTTGtcgcgctgctgctgcttaATTCTGGAGGTGAACAaggaaggacaaggacaatCCAACACTCTGAAAGCTGATGCGCGACGCGACCTATTCTTTGCTGAACGCGACGGAGCCATTAAACTTAAAGTGGGTCCTGGTTGCCACACCTAGCAATTCCCTTGAAGATCGATCAATCCAAACGTCAATACCCTCGTGGATATCTATCCTCTCTTTCAAATTGTTTCGAGTCCAATTCAGAAAACTCAATGTTGCTTCTCGATGACTTTCACTCTGATGTTCCAAATCTTGCTGCTCATTTCTGAAGCTGCAGCCAACCCTAGATGTGTTGGTCTTTTCAATTGCCCATTAACCACTCGACTCGTACCATACGCATGATGAATTCAGCCAAGGAACCATTTTCATAGACGCTGGTCTGTTCACCATATGCGAAGCGTTATTCTTTGAGACGCTACAAGATACTGGTACACCATACAAGCACATGTGAACTGTCTCATTATTATCGCCATACTCCTATCAGCTATCTTCTGCTAAACCTGGCACCGCACTTGCTCTCAGGGTCTGCCATGTAGGCAACACCAATTTTCCCACTTCACGTCAAGTTCCTTTGCAAGGGGACCTTTATACCAAAAACGAGTCTCTATCCGGACTCGATAAGAGGTAAATGGCACTGCCTCGTCTCAGAGGCGTTGTTTTGACTTCATCGTTCCCTCCAGCGGTTGCTGCAGAGGCACCGTTAACATTGAGGCCTAACGGAGATCAATTCAGGATTGTGGTGGACGCCCATGCCCATGGGATCATGTTTGGCGaagggttgaagaagggagagCTGAAAGCGATAGAGCTTGCATGATGTgctatcttttaaggcctTTAACCAAGTAGGTGCTAATTTCCATGTCCTAATGAATAGAAATAGAAGTTATGGTGTAAATATCAGTCCTGTACATAGCACTGGCATGCAACCCGGAGAAAAGGTGATTGAGTGCAGATGGGCAAAGAAGAATGAACTGAAACAGGTCCAGTGCCCCGCACGTGAACAGGCGTCGGAGTTGAGCGGGAGGACCCCACCAAAATGCTCCAGGTTGCACCTTTCCTGTTTTGGAGGGAATCAAAACAATGGCTAACCAGATCAAGACGACCCGCTCTGCAAACCCACAACTTTCGCAAAGCAACTAtcaaccctcaaccctccctttccctgaTGACTCCTGGTAATCCCTTCTGAGTCTTACAATCCACCCACTTCCTCGCTCTTGTCTTCTTGTTATTTTTGTTGCTTCCCTTTCTGCAACTGTCCTGTACGCCCTTTGTTGACCTTCGAAACGCGCCGAACAAGCCCAAGAGCCACGAAAACGCCATACCCCATTACCGATCACGGCGACCTCACTCGACGAACAATGGCACTTCGAGGGGGCCCTCGACTTCCGGTCGGGTCGGCCGCCTGggtcgaggaggaaaggaACTCTGCCCTCGACATCGCCGAGTCAGAGATAGAAGAATTCTCTTTCTCGGCGCGAAATGAGCTAGATTGGTTGAATGAGCACATGGCCGAGATTTTCTCAGAAAACCAGATGTATGGTCTTGCATGATGATTTAGCACGACGATGGAAATGCTGCTGACTACATTTGACAGGAATGTCGCTGAACTCTTCAAAACACCCGGAAAATTGCGTGGGAAAACGCCCATGACAACACGGAAAATCAGACCCTTGGAAACTCGCGTGGTAGGCAAATGTGGTTGGAGGCGGATATGACGCGTCAAATGCTAACTAGTATCTTGAAGCCACTGTCCGATGTCttttcctcaacaccaaaggACGCGCCTAATTCATTCAGCAGCACTCAACGTCAAAGCCCAGCGCGATTGCCACAATTTCAGGTAGCCGAAGACAAGCCCGAGCCCACAGTTACCAAGAGTACCAGCCCAGCAAGGATTTTAGCGCCCCCTCCTGCCCTAGCTGTTGCGGCCCCATCTTCCCTCCTGTTCACGGACTCCGGTTATCATGGCAGCCAAAGTTGTGACACGGCGAATTTGGATTATTGTGACAGGGACGATGACGTCGATATGGTCGACAGCCCACAGCCTAATGTCGAGACAGGAGATGGCGAACCCAATGTCCCCAGCGGTCTTGCAGAACAACCGAGTCCAACTCTGACGTTCGCCGAGGACGAATTTGACGCTGCTGATGAGAGCGAGACACGCCAGCCTACAACCTATGCCTCAGCCAGTGGTGGCTTCTCTTCGGAAATGGGACAATCCAGCAGTCCTGTTGTGGTTCGAACTAAACTCGCAATGATGTCGCCAAGAGTACCATCTCCTAAAAAGACCGAACCCCCTGCCAGGTCGTCACCCGTCAGAACATCACCGCAGAGGCAAGCGCCGACGAAGCCAGCGTCGCCCCAGAAGtcgtcttcatcgcctcgaaaaccatcccctccaaaatCGTCGCCTGTAAAGCAGACCACGTCTAGTCTTCCGAGGGGTTTCCCGAAGCCTACGGAACATTTTTCTAGCGAAAGACACGAGGagtcggaggaggatgccgaggatgcCAGGTCACCATCAGAGGCCTCAAGTCCCATCAGGCCATTGGTGCGCAAGAGCAGTCTGAGCTTCGCCTCTCTGCCCGCCCGCGAGCCATTGGCCTCTAAGAGCGGCAGCCGGATATCTAGGACGAGCCATTTGGATTTCAGTCGCCCAAGCTTCTATAATCGCCACACTGGTGGCAAGAGCCTGGGCAACACCAGACAATactctgatgatgaggacaaTGAGGACATGGATGTCGATGAGGAGCTCACTGCTCAGCTGGAAAACACCACCAGGATAGCGGAACACAGCAAGACTTACACTCAGCTGTTGCATGATCAGATCAGCATGTTGGGCAAGTCTCAGGCTGCTGGCCCAAGACCTTCCAAATCATTGGCGAATCTCTTCGTTCCGCCAGCAGGTCAGACGCAGGCCAACTTAGGATCCGTTACAGAAGCCAAGCTGAAACAATCACCCGCAAAACCGAATGCACCAGCTCCTACTCCCGGAGCATTCCCAgtggacgatgacgaggactGGATCGCGGCCCCAAGTAATGTTGTCACTGCAGCCCCTGCCGTGGTGCCATATAACCCTCGTCCTGAACTCCGCAAGAGCCTCTCCGTCGAAGATATGGAGAATGTGGCAGGCAAGTCGTCGGTGAGCGATACTGAGCATGATATGCCCCCCAGCAGCCCCGCCACCGCTTGGAAAGCCCAAGCTAGCCCACAGTGGCAGAACAGCACTCCAGGGCATTCGAAGTCCGCATCTGTGCCTACTTTTCCGACACTTGCGCAACttgagggcggtgatggtgctaCTCTCAAAAAGATCGTGACGGCGACCCAGCCAACTCTGCCCTCTGTCGAAGAGGATGGTCGCATGCCAACACCCAGCAAATCGCCTACTCGCAGTGCTTTCCGAGACAACCCCCTGAAGCAGGTTAAGAATAAGCTGTCTTCCCTGTTGAGTAGCGCCAAGAACTTGAATGTAAGAAGCGCAGCCATCAGTGCTGAAGGCAAAGCTATGATCTCACCTTCCACTGTGCAGCTTGGTATTCATCCAGGACCATCTGTTGAGTCTTTCAGATCGGTAGACAACGTGATGTACCCCGACCTCACACAGCAGCTTTCATCCACTTCCCGACCACTGAGTCCAGCCAGGTCCAACAGCACCCGGAGAACTAGAGCGTCTACCGAACGAGAGAAgatcgaggccaaggagcggGAGAAGGATTCTAGAgccaaagagaaggagatgaaAGAGGTGAGGCGAGCAGAAAAAGAACTGGAGAAGTTGGATAAGGCACGTAAACAAGAGGACGAAAAGGCGCGCGTGTTCAGCAAAGAGCAGGAAAGACTTGCTGCCATGGAAAAGCAAGTGGCCCTGCAGAAGGAACGAGAGCAagagcaacaacaagcacGTGCGGAACAAGCTCGCGCCGCTCATTCTCAGTAccgaccccaaccccagggTTTACAAACACCGGCACCATCACGAAAGGCACTTCCGAAGGCGCTTCCCAAGTCGACCCGAACCAGCCCGGGAAGGGCCAACCGCCAAGCCGATGATCAAGGTCTCTctgatgagggtgatgtcgACATGGCCGATGCGACCTCGACGGTCACTATGGCGATGCCCCCGTCTTCCATTCAGCGACCCACGACTGCATCGTCAGTCAGGACGCAGGGCATCAAGCGCCCAGTCAAGCCAACCAAGGAGACGCTCTCTAAGACCACTCGGCAAGCGCCGACCGTCATGCGCGTTTATCCTCCCAGTTCTCAACAGTCTCAGTTCCATCCTTCAAATAGCGTCCTGgcctccaacctccaagaGACATTAGgtcagccacagcagcagccaccaaTGCATGTGAAGAACAAGACCAGTCAGAGTTCATTGAACGAGAAGAAGTCATTGCCCCATCTCAAGACATCAGCCTCTTCGGCGGCCTTGAAACGgaaggagcaagaggagCGCGAGGCTCAACGGAAGCGTGATGCCAAAGCCGAGCTTGAACGGAAACGCATTGCTGCCCAGAAGCAAGAGCAACAGAGGGAGCGTATTGAGAAAGCCAAGGCCACCAGAGCACCCCCTCCGGCTGTTAGGTCACAGCCGAACGGGCCTCCTGATTACAGCATGGCAGACAAGGCTCCTGTgcggcctccttctcggt from Podospora pseudoanserina strain CBS 124.78 chromosome 1, whole genome shotgun sequence includes:
- a CDS encoding hypothetical protein (EggNog:ENOG503NYKG; COG:D; BUSCO:EOG09260W8D) translates to MQPHEDAVQTPSPVQSPPLAASSIMRSLSGSQKPRPGASSILFSPTTDPLSQSELSLPIRTSSTSRRPQSASLFRSTILNNTPPGSPRDASPASTVRSTRSPARTMTGSIFAGTAGFKASLLDTGAADSPGDPLNLVLKSFVPHVAIHASEDVDDLVNAKGFEKGLWELLRPFGERVMGKVNVRDSNGVSRAWEDFSLRFTKFGDHSNLQIPDALAGLNGSEKQSGRAKESLTTDVEKVVERHLNFAEEAFRGTMEPQTPTRMGLDVEATSPYYALYLRRLLSGMPLAPHESFAHPVACVMAISSRNPNPIEALHRLYTETREGEKRYPVWVDGEYLRYYILVHDEENSDISKSMALFEQMKRNFGLHCHLLRLRSSESAETDDDSIPLPRSDWMTAAEELADIKESETKEDFEDPTRHIFESDATAIRTFVREMAIQSLIPTMERNISVWNDQVASKRKGISGRFMSLSKRWAFGGSSRSSGIASSSSNYDASGFYRPDSPEAIMRRLADFAFMLRDWKLAMSTYDLLRTDFQNDKAWKYHAAANEMAAFALLIMPQNMSSKTRIETINQMLDNAFYSYLTRCNSLYGATRCIVLALELLRLRGGSGIDEAVRWGIKVLESRLMGKIGDALLKERMAICYASKSGAGSQAWGSRRRKSALWSVLGAEAWVAQEKYIQAQKCLNEARKMYSLLPGENGIQRFEVASDFLAMLNDQVKQGLQVDLLGPEESLVDVEEETFDHDDRRTRRTSMINPLGGATAAGMETAPLQSQGDVSGPSKDGFG
- a CDS encoding hypothetical protein (COG:U; EggNog:ENOG503NWUP); this translates as MSQKSQSLLDYLVENEPSFRKARLPALYSSFAAQRTLNPDGYAANLSAWRRALAKVAKSGLAPPPTSSSKPSLLVLNTDERLVSAFETKQYGRPLSLGLVIKEAVENKELVPLRQFLERKESIYSRSWSVWGLAGWVLKTAGVTDFLKGSGDKVPKGQFVVVENVEGAGKAFGEGIKDKEGRFERTFTRAHFAKVFNDQLVEGGRELSDTDMDVLLVFLARDKQMIDYDGKTVKIRDGEGEPEGLTDEDASIAQLKELLASLTHQTLLLSKRVEELGAQAKEAVTKQNRVAALAALKSKKLAEQTLEKRYATVNQLEQVQTQLEQASDNVQIVKVMESSSDALKSLTAKVGGVEGVEEVVDRLREQMADADEVGKILAEASGTTVLDEGEIDDELAEMERQEKEKERKKVEEKQQREAEERAKEEQKEAADLRKKLEAIGEVPSSAPVKDKETDEAEAMMGRLTLG
- the RAD18 gene encoding E3 ubiquitin-protein ligase rad18 (COG:L; EggNog:ENOG503NYXM), giving the protein MEVEVSDSTDWLGTPLASLKSVEEALRCHVCKDFFTTPMLTSCSHTFCSLCIRRCLTADSKCPLCRKTVDLSKLRGNGALREAVEAFRGVRDSILKFARTPTPALPRSLKRKATEVDDSDDEFQESKRPRRSTRNRKAREPQASSQLTIEDSEGDLQDDNDGEDEYVPEPNDGLVACPICEQRMKEVLVDRHLDTSCPGEPQPQPKRTPAASRSIASTLLSPSKRPPAAAAKAPERLPTLQYSMVKDQALRKIMRELGLSTAGNRTMLEARHREWLTLWNANCDSANPKSRGALFQDLQVWERTIGTMAPTSSKAANTGAQIKDKDFDVGAWAAKHDSSFKDLIANARRSRQIAEQKAREAAAEEAAKQEASSSVPQPSVPKTSTPSTAESAPLPQTPVLPVQPPPHPSYSHPERWQHQPQPTHYQQP
- a CDS encoding hypothetical protein (EggNog:ENOG503NVR5; COG:S); protein product: MALRGGPRLPVGSAAWVEEERNSALDIAESEIEEFSFSARNELDWLNEHMAEIFSENQMNVAELFKTPGKLRGKTPMTTRKIRPLETRVPLSDVFSSTPKDAPNSFSSTQRQSPARLPQFQVAEDKPEPTVTKSTSPARILAPPPALAVAAPSSLLFTDSGYHGSQSCDTANLDYCDRDDDVDMVDSPQPNVETGDGEPNVPSGLAEQPSPTLTFAEDEFDAADESETRQPTTYASASGGFSSEMGQSSSPVVVRTKLAMMSPRVPSPKKTEPPARSSPVRTSPQRQAPTKPASPQKSSSSPRKPSPPKSSPVKQTTSSLPRGFPKPTEHFSSERHEESEEDAEDARSPSEASSPIRPLVRKSSLSFASLPAREPLASKSGSRISRTSHLDFSRPSFYNRHTGGKSLGNTRQYSDDEDNEDMDVDEELTAQLENTTRIAEHSKTYTQLLHDQISMLGKSQAAGPRPSKSLANLFVPPAGQTQANLGSVTEAKLKQSPAKPNAPAPTPGAFPVDDDEDWIAAPSNVVTAAPAVVPYNPRPELRKSLSVEDMENVAGKSSVSDTEHDMPPSSPATAWKAQASPQWQNSTPGHSKSASVPTFPTLAQLEGGDGATLKKIVTATQPTLPSVEEDGRMPTPSKSPTRSAFRDNPLKQVKNKLSSLLSSAKNLNVRSAAISAEGKAMISPSTVQLGIHPGPSVESFRSVDNVMYPDLTQQLSSTSRPLSPARSNSTRRTRASTEREKIEAKEREKDSRAKEKEMKEVRRAEKELEKLDKARKQEDEKARVFSKEQERLAAMEKQVALQKEREQEQQQARAEQARAAHSQYRPQPQGLQTPAPSRKALPKALPKSTRTSPGRANRQADDQGLSDEGDVDMADATSTVTMAMPPSSIQRPTTASSVRTQGIKRPVKPTKETLSKTTRQAPTVMRVYPPSSQQSQFHPSNSVLASNLQETLGQPQQQPPMHVKNKTSQSSLNEKKSLPHLKTSASSAALKRKEQEEREAQRKRDAKAELERKRIAAQKQEQQRERIEKAKATRAPPPAVRSQPNGPPDYSMADKAPVRPPSRLGSTMHQESRLVNQSLASGKAPMKRPHQQENEGFSKSKSQKTTQETKPIRVSEDFDQDIEMADSQQRTMKPPSVRPSAGFKDPSNKSMFSTGYANVPPPSASRDLFKATVTAQHHSTVKPALHNTAQFAKGAIPFAPNRPTGQAANPHKTPARPGAGGIPKSVNRTATRSSPRFQNGEAIELPEIQTDDDDDDEDEHIMVADWADSPALKQALLAQERMDPMQVFGPPAPLNMEEVFSKSKDRWHRFRARTSSANWSGTDRLTEDEVRKDNMARDKMRRDGGWSYELSKDISG